The genomic window GGTTTGGAGGATTTCCAAAGGGCGAAATCTAATGGGTTTCGCTTTCGGCTGTCCACTTCAACCCGTGCCCCGGCCATCATTTCTTCCAAGTTTCGCTTGGAGAGTTTTCCATATTCGGGGAATTGATTTACCGCGAAAAACACATCGCCGTCTACGGCATAAGCTGTATTTTTTTCCATCAGTTTAGAGATGATGGTTTTCATCTCTTCGATATGTTCCGTTGCCTTGGGCTCCTGCTGAGGGGGTAATACCCCCAGCCGTTTCATATCGTTTTCATATTCTTTGATGTATTTGGCCGCAATGTCTTTCCAGGGACGACCTTCTTCTTGTGCGCGGTTAATAATTTTGTCATCCACATCGGTATAATTTTTGACATAAGTGACTTGCTCGCCTTTAAATTCGAAATAACGGCGGATCATATCAAAGACGATGGCGGAGCGGGCATGGCCCAGGTGGCATTTGTCGTAAACGGTTACACCGCACACATAGATTCCAACGTGGCCTTTTTGCCGTGGCTGGAAGACCTCTTTTTTCCCTTTGATTGTGTTGAAAATTTTAATCATGCCAAAGCCGTTAACCCCCGTTATCGGTTTCTACCTTCCATCCATAGGTTCCAATTAGGGGTACGAAGACGCAGGGGGTATGAGATGAGGTTATCAGTCCTGCACGGGTTTTTATGACTTTTTTTAAGGTTTGAGATTTCCGGTCACCCACGGGAATGATCAACCGACCTCCGTCAGCCAGTTGGTCCACAAGAACTTGGGGAATGTCTGGAGACCCTGCTGTGACTAATATGGCATCAAAAGGGGAGCATTCTTTCCACCCGTATGTTCCGTCGAATTGTTTAATGACCACATTTTGATATTGAAGTTTGTCCAAAAGATCCCGGGCACGAAGTGCCAAGCTTTTGATCCGTTCAATGGAATAGACTTTCGCTGAAATTTCAGCGAGAACTGCGGTTTGATATCCTGATCCGGTGCCGATTTCCAAGACCTTTTCGGTTCCTTTCAACGAAAGGGCTTCGGTCATCAGTGCGACCATCAGGGGCTGGGAGATGGTTTGTTTTTCACCGATGGGGAGCGCATGGTCTCCATAGGCCCGTTCCCAAAGGGCCTCTTCGACAAAAAGATGACGAGGAACTTTGCCCATGGCCTCTAGAACACGGGGATCTTTAATCCCCCTGCTGATGAGTTGTTCCTCAACCATTTTTTTTCTTGCGCGATCGTAAGCGTCCAAGGTGAGCCCTGATTTTACGATGGATTTAGATCGGGTAACCACGCTTTGAGTTTCGGTAAGGCGTCATAATGGGTCAGATCCAGGTGGACCGGCGTGACCGATATTTGATTGGAATCAATGGCAATGTTGTCGGTTTCTTTCCCTTCTTCCCATCGGATTTGGTTTCCGGCAATCCAATAGTAATGTTTTCCGCGGGGATCGATATTTTCGATGACCAGATCTTCATCATAAATCCTTTTTCCCAAAGAAGTCATTTGAACTCCTTGAATTTCTTTGGAAGGGAGATTGGGTACATTGACATTTAAAAGGGTGTAATGGGGAAGCCCTCTTTTTAGGATTTGAGTCCCCAGTTTTAACGAAAAGTCGGCCGCCCCTTCAAAATTAAAATCTTTTTTGGCGACTAAGGAAACGGCAAAGGAGGGAATTCCCAACAGAATGCCTTCCATGGCAGCGGAAACTGTTCCCGAGTAGGTGACATCATCACCTAAATTTCCGCCCTTATTGATCCCCGAGGCCAGAAGAGCCGGTTTTTCCGGTAATATATGGTTCACGGCCAGGTTAACGCAGTCAGTGGGGGTTCCATTCACACTGTACACCCGTTCTTTTAAACATTCGACGCGGAGGGGTTTATGGAGCGTAAGGGCATGGCTGGCGGCGGTTCGCTCCCGGTCGGGAGCAACCACGTATACCTCTCCAAGTGCGCCTAACCGTTCCGCAAGGAGGTGTAAACCGGGGGAGTGGACACCATCATCATTGGAAACCAGGATAATCAAACACGTTCCTCTGTTTCATAATAAAAAAAGCTGCCATCGCAGCTGTGATTTTTTCGTTCCCGTCTTTCTCATTGTCGATGATGGCCAGGGGAGGTCCGGGAGGTACTCTGACTACCGAAGCTGGGCA from Nitrospiria bacterium includes these protein-coding regions:
- a CDS encoding class I tRNA ligase family protein; the protein is MIKIFNTIKGKKEVFQPRQKGHVGIYVCGVTVYDKCHLGHARSAIVFDMIRRYFEFKGEQVTYVKNYTDVDDKIINRAQEEGRPWKDIAAKYIKEYENDMKRLGVLPPQQEPKATEHIEEMKTIISKLMEKNTAYAVDGDVFFAVNQFPEYGKLSKRNLEEMMAGARVEVDSRKRNPLDFALWKSSKP
- a CDS encoding protein-L-isoaspartate(D-aspartate) O-methyltransferase; the encoded protein is MDAYDRARKKMVEEQLISRGIKDPRVLEAMGKVPRHLFVEEALWERAYGDHALPIGEKQTISQPLMVALMTEALSLKGTEKVLEIGTGSGYQTAVLAEISAKVYSIERIKSLALRARDLLDKLQYQNVVIKQFDGTYGWKECSPFDAILVTAGSPDIPQVLVDQLADGGRLIIPVGDRKSQTLKKVIKTRAGLITSSHTPCVFVPLIGTYGWKVETDNGG
- the surE gene encoding 5'/3'-nucleotidase SurE, which translates into the protein MIILVSNDDGVHSPGLHLLAERLGALGEVYVVAPDRERTAASHALTLHKPLRVECLKERVYSVNGTPTDCVNLAVNHILPEKPALLASGINKGGNLGDDVTYSGTVSAAMEGILLGIPSFAVSLVAKKDFNFEGAADFSLKLGTQILKRGLPHYTLLNVNVPNLPSKEIQGVQMTSLGKRIYDEDLVIENIDPRGKHYYWIAGNQIRWEEGKETDNIAIDSNQISVTPVHLDLTHYDALPKLKAWLPDLNPS